The DNA window AAGCGAGCGTTTACGTACCGTTGCGTAAAATTCTTTAGCATCGGCTGGTTCTTCGTAAATTATTTTGTATTCATAGTTACGAATCATACGGCGATGAATACCAAAATTATGAAATTCACAAATTACAAAACGCTGCGCATCAATAAGCCGCGGACGTGCTAAATGAGCAAAAATATCTGCTCCGGGTAACTGAGAGGGAACTTTTCCATCAAAATAGCGCACTATACTTGGCATTAAGTCGATCGTTTGAAATAACCCATTATGATAAACCCCACGTGTACTCATTATAGGTGAACGAATAATTAGCGGCGCCCGCACTATTTCATCATATAAATGATGGGCATGTAAAAATACGCCATGCTCACCAAATGCTTCACCATGGTCTGCAGTAACCATAATTGTAGCTTGGTCATATATACCCAGCTCTTTTAGCGTGGCGATAAAACGTCCAATAGCTGTATCAGCATAACGCAATGCACCATCATAAGTGGCTTTCATACGTTCGATTTGGGCTTTGGTATATTTAAATCTTTCCCAATGAGGGCTACGAATTAGCGGTGCGGCATCCTTGCCAACATACATATTTTCGTACGGTGGTGGCGCATGGTAAGGATCATGCGGATCAATAAAAAATAACATTAAAAAAAATGGTTGTTCCCTGTGTTTGCGTACAAACGGTATTGCTAATTCAACTACTTGATCTGCCGAAGGTAAACCGCGCCAGTGTTTTACTGTATCAGCATAAAAATCAAATCCACGACTCAAACCAAAGGCACTACCGGCATTACCATTACCCACCACCGCACCAGTAGGCACTTTTACATCACGTAGAAGCTCAGCCATGGTTACATATTCATCAGCAAGACGATCGCGATCGCGTTCAACGCCATGTTCTGAAGGAGGCAGGCCCGTAAGCATACTAGCCGTAGAGGGACGCGTCCAGTTACCGTTAACATGGTAATTTGTAAGAATAATCCCATCATCAGCTAATGCTTTAAGGTTTGGTGTAGTGTCACGATCATAGCCATAAGGTGATAAATGATCGGGCCGCATGGCATCGACCACAATTAAAATTACCGGGCCACCATTACGTTTTATCTGTATACGTTCGGCGTATGGACGAGAAAGCCCGGTAAAATAATCATGGGCATTATCAATGGGGGTACTTAAAACTAATAATGATAAACAAACAGCAAACATATTAATATTGATGGTCGCTTGTACAAACGCTTCTGTCAACTAAACTGCGCATGAGAACAATTACAACTCTATGCAAAAAAGCACATTGACCTCAGGCAATTGCCTGTTACGATGTGGTTCTATGTGGTCACGATTAATTTTAATTACTGCTTTCACGTCTGCCACCTTGCCTGCCTATGCCTGGCAAGAACAATTCGGTCCCTTTGGTCCATCCTATGTGGGTCGTTTAGACTTTGTTTTTGTTGGTGCTTCACTTACCGACAATCAAGGTTTGCAAAACGGGGTGAATTGTTTAAAAAGCTCGGCCACGGCTACCGTGCGTAAAAGTGCTTTGCCGCAAAATCCCAAACTGATTGCTGCCATATTATATATCGGAGGCTCACTAATTGATGAAATCGATACACAAGGTCAACCAATACCAGATTATGATAATGATGATGCTAATATTTTTCAACAGGGCGTAACTTTTCCAACAGACGGCATAATCTTTCACTCAGATTATATTGCCAGCACATTTCCTGATTTTGTCGCCATTGATGCCTTAGCTGCTACTCCACGTTCGGTGCGCTTTTTACCACCTGGTGCGGCTAACGCGGTAACTGTAACTAACGACGGCATTCGTGGACCATATAGCAGCGTTTTGTTTAAATATGGGGGCCCCGAACAAGGCAATCTGGCTTTCTTTTTAACTCCTATCGATGTCACTAAAGTAATTCTCGATAATGGAGGCGTTCTTGAAGGTGATTATGAAGTTAGTGGTTTGTTAGCAGATGTTTGTCACGGCAAAGAAGTAATTTGTTCTGATGAGCCTAATGCAAAAACTTGTGCGACTAATCCCGGCTCTACTATAGATACCAATGGCGCTGCCTCGTTTGCTTTATTTTTGATGGTTGAAGATCTTAGCTTGCCACAACGTTCTATCACCGTTTTTGAAGGACTAAGCGATATTCTTAATTATCCTAATGGGTTGCTGCATGAAACCCTTAACCTTAACAGCCCAATATCGAGCCCTGCTTCAGGAACCCTCGCTTTTTATGGTTTAGAAGGCGACCTTTTAGTGCCATTAACACCTACAGCGTTCGGACCTGGATGCGCTGGTAGCACCACCATAATTGATGAATATATACAAGTTAATGGTCATGGCGATGCCACGCCAGAAGCAGGTGGGATTTGCCTTTATGACGATGACAACCCCTATAACAACATCTTTAATGCAACGATAAATCAAGAACCTAGTAATGGCGATGAACTGCGTTGCACACCTGATGAACCAAGCAACCCAGATATTCGTTGTTGCAAAGGCGATAGTCTTTGCGGCGTGGTAGGAGTTGATATTGATCGCTTCAATATATCTGACGCCCTTACTCCTGGCGTCACCAAAGTTGATACCTGGTTACACTCAAGTAGTGACGAATTTTATTTAGCCGCGATGATATTAGGTATTGATGTATTTGCGCCGACCCTAAAAACCGATACGCAAATTCGGGTACTTAATGCTGACGTTAATAATAATGTACGCATTGGCACTCAAGTTATTTACTCAATTGCCATTAGCAATACTGGTAATGTTGCGGCGACGAACGTTCGGGTAAGTATGGATGCTCCAAGTGGGGTAACTGATTTTACCGTGCAAATAATACCTGCTGGCGCGCAAAATTTGTCGTCAGCCACTGCTGGCAGCGCCCACACTGGCCGCATTGATGTTAATGGGTTTAGTGTTAATCCCGGCAAAGTGGCGGAAATCCGCTTTGCCGTAACTACCACCTGCCATGCTAATACCTATCTTAATGCTACCGCCCAAATTAGTGCTAATGAGATTACCGCATTTGATGTTGACGCTCCTTTGCTTGCTTTGCGTGGGCCCGGTGATGATGATAGCGATTGCCGCAACATCGATATTGATGGACCGTTTGCCTTACACGAAGACCCAACTAAAGTCCTTAGAGGTGGTGGTGGTTGTAATTCATTGACTGCTAATAACTTCTCAACCCCAGCATTAACCAGCATTTTAGTTTTATTATTCATGTTCGCTATTATACGTCGCTTTAATCAACGAACGTTGCTTTCTATTATGTCATCCCGACGAATGTTAGTGAGGAGGGATCTTACCCACCTTCAAACCAAGATTTCTCCCTACGGTCGAAATGACAAAAGTAAAATTCGAAATAATAAAAAAAATTGCGCGTCTTTAATTACCATTACTGCCTTACTTATTTTTATATTATCATTTATTACTGCTTGCGGTAGTCGTCATAAAACACCATCTAATGACACGACTATTGATGTTATCACACCTGAGGATCCGCTGCCTGGCACGGCATGTAATTTGCCCTTAATGGTTGAAGTTATTCGTGTTGATGATTCACGTTTTTGTATTGATCGCTTCGAAGCTAGTATTGACGATGGCAACTTAGGTCAAACCCATCAGGGTTACAATGATGACACGATAATGACTAACGATGGTTCGACTCTTGCTAAAGCAACTATCGGTATTGGCATAGCACCGCGAGCTAATGTTAGTTGGTATCAAGCGATGGCCGCCTGTGCTAATGCTGGTAAACATCTTTGCAGCACCACTGACTGGGAACGCGCCTGTCGTGCTGCTGCTGGCAATGTCTATCCATATGGCAATGTTTATACTGAAACCTTATGCAATGGCTTTTTTGCTTATGCTGCAGACAAACCTGCAGTAACCGGATCATTTGTTAGCTGCGTTAGTAGTATAGGTGCTTATGATATGTCTGGCAATCTTGAAGAATGGACTGCCAGCGCTGTTGAACGTCAACCTGGTTTAACTATTTTAAATGACCGTGCGGTGCGTGGAGGTGGATATGCTGCTAACGCCAAAGCCTTGGCGTGCTCAGGCTCTGAATACCACGCACCCCCAGGCGAGGCTTTTGCAGACCGTGGTTTTCGTTGCTGTGTTGATTTGCCGTAATGTACAGCTTTTTTTAACCGTTTCATTAAAAAAACTATTTAATATTTTTTTCACGCAAACGCAGCACTTCTCGTAACACTTGAGCATCATTTTGGTGACGTGGCTCATTTATCGCACTTTTAATCGCAATCAAGGTGTCTAAACTGGCCCAATTGCATGCAACATTGCCATAGCGGTCTCGGATTTTTTTCTGCCAAGCTTTTGTAAAATCGGCATCGCCGAGTTGCTGCAAAATATCGACACGGTTAGGTTCTATACCTATTTGTAAAATCTCATTAAGTTGACCGTAGCTAAGCAAATTAGGGCTAGGAAATTCTGCAAGTGCTCGATTAGCCAGCTTTATATTTTCTTCATCAGGGTCTACCCATATGTCCATATCTTTAGTATATCTTGGTTTAGCGTGATAAATAAAAGCGAGACCTCCAACAATAAGATAACGGACATTGTGTTGCTCAAAAAGAAAAAGTAGATCTTCAAAGTCAGCTATGGTCTCCATCGACTCACCGGTATTTTAGCATCAGGGTGAACAGACGCAATATCACGATGTATTGCCATAAGCGCGGATAATCGCGCTTGCGGTGTTAAACTCTGCCAATACTCTAAATCCCAACGTTCAGCTTCTGCATATGATTTAGCAACATTACTAACTAGTCGCTCTTTTCTTTGTTTAGCTCGTTTTAAGAATGCTTCATCAACCATATAAAAGTATATAACTCTTTATCCGGTGCCAGACACCAAAATTCAAAGACACCAAAATTCGAAAATTCGGGGATACTTTATAAGTCATAAATCGTCAAGACTAAGGCGTTTTTCATTTGACTCTAACATTTTATTTTTTTTATCATTTTATATCATGCTTGATTACTCCTCTTTGGTTAAGGCCATAAGTCAGCTTGAAAAAGCTCTTAACTTCGCAAAATCTACCGATCCTAAAAATAATGCCGAATTATTTGAGCAATTTCGCAACTCTGTCATTCAAACTTTTGAATATTCATACGAGTTATGTTTTAAACTCATACGTCGCAAATTAATGGAAAATGCTCCTACAATTGATGAAATAGCTAGTTTGTCTTTTCAAGATGTAATACGCGAAGGCGCGCGCGTTGGTATAATCGATGATCCAGAAGCCTGGTTTGACTACCGTACTGTACGCAATAAAACTAGCCATGCCTATCAAGAACCATTTGCTATTGAAGCCTTTAATATGGCACAAAAATTTCTTCCAGATGCCAAAAAAATACTAGCTCATCTAAAAACAAACTAATTTATCAATGACGATATGTTTAAATCCACGCCATTACCAAAAAGTTTTACAAATTATTAATAAGTATCGTTCACTAGGCGATTTTTATGTATTCGGCTCACGTGCTACTGGTCAGGCAAGTAAATTCTCCGATTTAGATATTCTTATTCTTGGTAAGGAATCAATAAATATAAAAAATCTTAGTGCACTCGAAAGAGATTTTTCTGAATCTTCACTACCTTTTCGTGTAGATATTGTAGACGCACACCGAGTCTCTGCATCGTTTTTAAAAACAATAATCAAAAATAAAAAAAAGATATAAGTCCAAGTCCCTGAACAACTGGGCAACTAATTATTAGCTTTATCCCTATTATCCGATGGTGCCAGGTGCTGGTGCCCAGGTGCTGGTGCCAGACACCAAACAAATAGGGATTTGGTGCACAAACAAATGAATTTTTACCTACAAAGTCACTTGCTGTGCAAAACGCACCCCACCAATTTTAGCTAAAGCGTCTATGGCGGCAGGTTCTTCAACATTGATGAGCGCTAAGTGCTCACTGGCTTCGCGGTCACGACCCATTTGCATATTGGTGATATTAATACCGCCTTGACCAAGTACTGTGCCGATTTGACCGATCATACCCGGCTTATCAACATTGCGAATTACTAAAATGTGGCCATCTAAAGCCGCATCAATAGCCACACCATCTAGCGAAACAATACGTGGCAATTGCCCACCAATTAAAATACCAGCGGCAGTATGGGTTTGAGCGCCACTAACAGTAATGCAAATGCCAGTGTCATGAGCTGAAACTGGTTTGGCAGTAGTGTTTTCAACTAATTCAATGCCACGTTCTTGTGCTAATACACGGGCATTTACTGCATTAACCACGCCTTCTATAGCACCGGTTAATACGCCCGCTAAAGCCCCTTGGCTAATAGCAGTCAATGGGTGCTCGGTTACTTCGCCCCAATATTGCACCTCGACCTTCTTTAATTGACCATTTATTAATTGTGCACAGAAAGAACCAAGTCGTCGCGCTAAATCAACATACGGACCAAGTTGTTGTAATTCACTTGGTGAGGCAGTTGGTAAATTAACTGCATTTTTCGCTGGCTCACCGCGAGCAAATGCAATGATTTGATTTGCAATATCAATAGCAACCTGCACCTGTGCTTCCATTGTTGAAGCACCAAGATGTGGTGTGCAAATCACTTTCTCGTGCATTACCAACGGGTCATTAGCAGCAACTGGCTCTTTGCTAAAAACATCAAGGGCCAGAGAGGCAATCTTGCCAGAATTTAATCCCTCAAGTAACGCGGCCTCATCCATAATGCCACCGCGTGCACAATTAACCAGCAGTACCCCTGGTTTCATATGTTCAATTTGCTTGACGCTAATTAAACCACGAGTAGCGTTGGTCAGCGGTGTATGCACCGTAATGATATCAGCACGCTCAACTAAATCATCTAATGAGACTAATTCAACGTTAAGTTTGGCAGCAGCGTCAGCATCGAAAAATGGGTCATGAGCAATAACTCGCATTTTTAAACCAACGGCGCGATCTGCAACAATACGACCAATGTTACCCAAACCTATGACGCCAAAAGTCTTATTGCACAGCTCGTTGCCCATGAACTTTTTCTTTTCCCACATACCCGCCTTCATCGAGGCTGTAGCTTGCGGGATCTTTCGTGCCATAGACATCATTAAAGCAATAGTATGTTCAGCAGCAGTGGTGGCGTTACCATCAGGAGTATTCATAACCACAATGCCAGCACGAGTAGCAGCACCAAGATCTACGTTGTCGACCCCAATACCAGCGCGACCAATGACTTTAAGACTTTTGCCCGCTGCAATTATCTCAGCATTGGCTTTAGTAGCACTGCGAATAACTAGCGCGTCATATTCTCCAATAATTTTAAGCAAATCCTCTTTAGCAATACCAGCTTTATCATCAACCTTAATGCCAGGGGCGTTATTAAAAATCTCAAGACCCTCTTTGGCAAGTTTATCGGAGACTAATACTCGAAAGGTCATGGTGTTTTCTCTCTGTTATTAAGTTTTTTTATACTCTTTGCTCCCCATATTGGAGCTCTAAGCAAATTTGGAGTTATGGCAATCGCGCGGCCTAACGGTATGAGTCAAGCAAAGATGCACTGTTCATTGCAGATTTGCCGTCAACACGATCGCTAGCTTATACAAAATATCACTTAGAGGTATAGAATCAACCTATATGTATAGCAAAAACAAAGTACAAATAAGAATTTTTATTGCCCAGAAGGCTTGAGTGCCAATAGCAGTATGCGTTACGAATAGTGCCGCCTCTTTTAACCAAGCCGAGGATAAATTAATGAAAGCTAAATTATTTTCTGTTTTATCGTTTTTATCATTTACGGCTCTGACCACCGGTTGCGTAACTAGTGGAACCCATGAAGCTGTAGTCAATGAACTAGCTAAGACCAAAAAAGAGTTAGCTGCTGAACAAGACAAGGGTAAACAATTAGATGAAAAACTGCAGCTATCAACAACTCAAAATGAGCAATTAGTCACCAAAATCTCGG is part of the Deltaproteobacteria bacterium genome and encodes:
- a CDS encoding SUMF1/EgtB/PvdO family nonheme iron enzyme: MWSRLILITAFTSATLPAYAWQEQFGPFGPSYVGRLDFVFVGASLTDNQGLQNGVNCLKSSATATVRKSALPQNPKLIAAILYIGGSLIDEIDTQGQPIPDYDNDDANIFQQGVTFPTDGIIFHSDYIASTFPDFVAIDALAATPRSVRFLPPGAANAVTVTNDGIRGPYSSVLFKYGGPEQGNLAFFLTPIDVTKVILDNGGVLEGDYEVSGLLADVCHGKEVICSDEPNAKTCATNPGSTIDTNGAASFALFLMVEDLSLPQRSITVFEGLSDILNYPNGLLHETLNLNSPISSPASGTLAFYGLEGDLLVPLTPTAFGPGCAGSTTIIDEYIQVNGHGDATPEAGGICLYDDDNPYNNIFNATINQEPSNGDELRCTPDEPSNPDIRCCKGDSLCGVVGVDIDRFNISDALTPGVTKVDTWLHSSSDEFYLAAMILGIDVFAPTLKTDTQIRVLNADVNNNVRIGTQVIYSIAISNTGNVAATNVRVSMDAPSGVTDFTVQIIPAGAQNLSSATAGSAHTGRIDVNGFSVNPGKVAEIRFAVTTTCHANTYLNATAQISANEITAFDVDAPLLALRGPGDDDSDCRNIDIDGPFALHEDPTKVLRGGGGCNSLTANNFSTPALTSILVLLFMFAIIRRFNQRTLLSIMSSRRMLVRRDLTHLQTKISPYGRNDKSKIRNNKKNCASLITITALLIFILSFITACGSRHKTPSNDTTIDVITPEDPLPGTACNLPLMVEVIRVDDSRFCIDRFEASIDDGNLGQTHQGYNDDTIMTNDGSTLAKATIGIGIAPRANVSWYQAMAACANAGKHLCSTTDWERACRAAAGNVYPYGNVYTETLCNGFFAYAADKPAVTGSFVSCVSSIGAYDMSGNLEEWTASAVERQPGLTILNDRAVRGGGYAANAKALACSGSEYHAPPGEAFADRGFRCCVDLP
- a CDS encoding nucleotidyltransferase domain-containing protein → MTICLNPRHYQKVLQIINKYRSLGDFYVFGSRATGQASKFSDLDILILGKESINIKNLSALERDFSESSLPFRVDIVDAHRVSASFLKTIIKNKKKI
- a CDS encoding sulfatase, producing the protein MTEAFVQATININMFAVCLSLLVLSTPIDNAHDYFTGLSRPYAERIQIKRNGGPVILIVVDAMRPDHLSPYGYDRDTTPNLKALADDGIILTNYHVNGNWTRPSTASMLTGLPPSEHGVERDRDRLADEYVTMAELLRDVKVPTGAVVGNGNAGSAFGLSRGFDFYADTVKHWRGLPSADQVVELAIPFVRKHREQPFFLMLFFIDPHDPYHAPPPYENMYVGKDAAPLIRSPHWERFKYTKAQIERMKATYDGALRYADTAIGRFIATLKELGIYDQATIMVTADHGEAFGEHGVFLHAHHLYDEIVRAPLIIRSPIMSTRGVYHNGLFQTIDLMPSIVRYFDGKVPSQLPGADIFAHLARPRLIDAQRFVICEFHNFGIHRRMIRNYEYKIIYEEPADAKEFYATVRKRSLLPSVSFDRDKIMFFDLDRDPFEINNIYSSNNAKRQPWRGLIKLLKTHRARYHRSKATPMAERLDTNTENNLRSLGYIQ
- a CDS encoding nucleotidyltransferase substrate binding protein yields the protein MLDYSSLVKAISQLEKALNFAKSTDPKNNAELFEQFRNSVIQTFEYSYELCFKLIRRKLMENAPTIDEIASLSFQDVIREGARVGIIDDPEAWFDYRTVRNKTSHAYQEPFAIEAFNMAQKFLPDAKKILAHLKTN
- a CDS encoding phosphoglycerate dehydrogenase, which produces MTFRVLVSDKLAKEGLEIFNNAPGIKVDDKAGIAKEDLLKIIGEYDALVIRSATKANAEIIAAGKSLKVIGRAGIGVDNVDLGAATRAGIVVMNTPDGNATTAAEHTIALMMSMARKIPQATASMKAGMWEKKKFMGNELCNKTFGVIGLGNIGRIVADRAVGLKMRVIAHDPFFDADAAAKLNVELVSLDDLVERADIITVHTPLTNATRGLISVKQIEHMKPGVLLVNCARGGIMDEAALLEGLNSGKIASLALDVFSKEPVAANDPLVMHEKVICTPHLGASTMEAQVQVAIDIANQIIAFARGEPAKNAVNLPTASPSELQQLGPYVDLARRLGSFCAQLINGQLKKVEVQYWGEVTEHPLTAISQGALAGVLTGAIEGVVNAVNARVLAQERGIELVENTTAKPVSAHDTGICITVSGAQTHTAAGILIGGQLPRIVSLDGVAIDAALDGHILVIRNVDKPGMIGQIGTVLGQGGINITNMQMGRDREASEHLALINVEEPAAIDALAKIGGVRFAQQVTL